The Perca fluviatilis chromosome 18, GENO_Pfluv_1.0, whole genome shotgun sequence genomic interval GACTTATGAGCCAATGGAGGGACATATACAGCTgatttatgatgtttttttcattACTATCCCAAAACTCTCCCCAGGCCACACATCTGTCTGTGCATGAAGTGACCTAAGACTGCCATCTTCTGGACAAAATAAAAGGTGTTTTTGGGGACATCTTTGGACCTGACAATCAAACTCCAGGCATCCATTTAACACCATTGAGAGTGTTACAGTAACTAACATGTCATTTAATACTGTGACATGTTACATATAATAGTCCCTGGTTTGAACATGTGACGTCGAAAATCCACTAAGCGATAgaagaaacaaaaatgaaaatgacaatTATAGATgaagtatatttatttattttgtgattATACAGTCATGCTGATAATTGAAGAGCATGGTAAATATTCTTACTATAGCCTACTACTATATACTATTACATTGACTGAGTAGACTTTACAAAACACAGtaatcatttaatttattttcatttatttaattttgctgGGTTGTTCCAAATTGTATTAGATTGGCATCACATTTTGAAAAGCAAAAATCCACTAAATGTGCTGTGATTGGTGTTATTATCAAAGATTGCATGCTCCTGTGGGAGGACCAAATGTAACTCATCACCGACATTCAGCTCTAGAGTAACAGCATTTGACAGGTACTCAAAATGGCCATTATACCTGCTTTGCAAATTCGACATCATTAATCTCCCGTTAAGAAATAGTTGCACTCCCATGTGGCCCTCTGCTGTATGACCACATATTGTAAATCTGAAATAGTACACTCCTTTCTGCGGCGCAGTGAAGAAGCCAGTGGTTGGACTATAGGCGGCACCATAATTGGTGAAGACCTTGCTGAACTTTAGGACTGTTGGAGTACTGTAAGGCCCTACACCTCCTGAGTCTGTCAAAGCAGCGTAAAATGCCACCTTTGCATTCTCTTTGATGAGACTATCCACTCTGCTCTCAGTAGTGTTCATCCTGTCCATTAGAGAGACCAGCTCAACTTCTTGAGCCGTGTTCTGAGCCTGCAAGTCATCCATCCTGCGTGTTAGGAGCTGCAGCTCACTGTCACCGACTGTCACTCTGGCTTCTATGGACAAGAGTTGAGCTGCCTGGTTTTCAAGATCAACCCTCAGCTCCATGTTTACTTTCTTTAGTTCTTCCACTTGCTTCTCACTGGCTCTCAGTCTCTCCTTCGTGGTAGTGTGATctctcttcagctcctccaggcTGGTTTTAGTTAGGAGGAGATCCAACTTCTGATCATCTGCCTGTATCTCTGTCTCCCTCAGCCTGGCTTCCATGTTCCTCAGCTCCACCTTCTGCTCCACCACCATGTCTCTCAGCATCCTCACCTCCGTCCAAATGTCAGGGCCGGTGTTGGTTTGGTCATGGGCCTCATCAGCGGTGGTATCAGGGTCCAGAGGTTGCTTTTTATCAGGCAGGAAATGGTGGAGTTTGGTCTCCCCTGCTTCACTTGCTCGCAGGGAGAGAACACATGAAACCAAGAGGCAGGGCAGCAAACCCAGCAAAGATAAACCTGCCCTCATTCTGCTGTCTCTTGATGCCCCTTCAGGGAAATATGGAGCTGTATGGGGCTTGGTTACCTTCTTTTTATAAGCAAAATACGTAGCTGTGTTTTTGCTCTCCAATCATAGAAGTAAAAGGTGGCACAAAGATAAGTTGACAAATGTGCAATAGCAGACCAGTCTACAAGGTCATGTGAGAAACCCCAGATGGTCCTTCACTGGGGAGGGTAGGTGTTGTGGTCGGGTTGTTAGGGATTTAGAACACTTTGAAGAATGTTTACagctaaaaaaagaaatgcttgtAAAATCCTTATTTATTGTTGTATTATTTTTGTAATGAATACATCATTTTTTATTAGAAGCATCTTTCTAAGTTCTTCTGCCAGTTTGGAGGGCTGCAAACAACTGGAAACACAATCTTGAGtgcaaaaatgaaaagaaagagagtCGCTGGGCTTCTATATAGCTCATGAAAGAACTAACCAAATGTTGAGTAAAAAATACTATTAAGCATTTTTTGTTGTGTCTTTTTCTATGAGTGAGAGAAGAGGAACGTTTTGCGGCCTCTTTTTGGTTTTCAAACTGTTCTGCCTCAGCATGAAGTAGGCTACAACCTTGTCTGCCTATTGATGTTAATGACATTACTGCCAGAAAGTATAACAGGACACAGAGAAGTACTAATGCCTTCTTTCTGTTATTGTGTATATCAATCAAGTATTATACAATTTAATACACTGTATAGTCCTTGGTTAAGAAGCTGCTGTATACTTTTATACATGTTATGGATAGCTTTGGCGTCTGTAGTGAGGTGGTGTTTAcgtaaatgtttgaaaaatgCGTGATTTGATGCATAATCCGTTTCTTTTATTTGCATAGTTTCTAGTTATAAAAAAATTCTACCAGCACCATTTGGGATTTCTCCCATGTCTCTCTTTATCTATCTGTGTGCcagtttgtattgtttaattagAGACGTTGCCAAGTTGTTGATCAGAAACACATGCTGCTGCTCTCATGATAAAGGTCAGCTTATCACTTTGCTCTGTGGAAAAAAACCAGACCCCAATCATCTCGGTTTTCTGTATGTAGAGAAGaatatcattattatttcaAAATAACAGTAAACGTCTTTTAATGACCTGACATTATATGACCAGACATTTAGTGACACAGACATTTTTAGGTGTTTGGGGCGACTAGTTAAAAGagattaaaataaatgcatgaatTTGACACAAgctgacatcatcatcatcctttTTGGGCAATATTTTAATGCACAATGGATATGCAGCTTTACATAATTTAAGATGGCACAGAGATGTCCATCACAATGTACCTGCTAACAGTATCTATTTAAACCAGTAGATGGCAGCAGAGGATCCCACATAATGTTTGAAAAGTTGTGAAggtaaagaaaagcaatatgggCAAAAAATAGAGGGGAGTGAGAAGTGAGAAATAAAGATGCATTACATGAATCTTTGAGGATTTGGGACCATTGTAAAATGATGACAGCGAGTGGACACCCTGTAGCTGAGGTAAGGGTTGTGGAGGAGAGagtagaaaaatacaaaattgtgTCAATGTTTTGGTGAAACAGGGCTGACTGTTGTGACCGGTCTGCCTCTTGTGCTTTTTGAACACTTGATATAGTCAGTGTTGGACGTCCATGtgtagttttaaagtatgtAAAACCACACACTCATCTTGCATTTAAAATAATTGCCAGATATACTAACATGACTGAGGTTAGGGAACAGCTGGTAGTGGTGTCAATTTGTATTAGATGGTATGGCAGCCTGGCACAGCAGCCACTAGAGCAGAGGAGATGCCAAAGATAGTGTTAGGCCTGTGCAGATCACCTACCCATGTTTATTGGCATGctcacacactgtgtgtgtgtgtgtgtgtgtgtgtgtgtgtgtgtgtgtgtgtgtgtgtgtgtgtgtgtgtgtg includes:
- the LOC120546939 gene encoding multimerin-2-like; protein product: MRAGLSLLGLLPCLLVSCVLSLRASEAGETKLHHFLPDKKQPLDPDTTADEAHDQTNTGPDIWTEVRMLRDMVVEQKVELRNMEARLRETEIQADDQKLDLLLTKTSLEELKRDHTTTKERLRASEKQVEELKKVNMELRVDLENQAAQLLSIEARVTVGDSELQLLTRRMDDLQAQNTAQEVELVSLMDRMNTTESRVDSLIKENAKVAFYAALTDSGGVGPYSTPTVLKFSKVFTNYGAAYSPTTGFFTAPQKGVYYFRFTICGHTAEGHMGVQLFLNGRLMMSNLQSRYNGHFEYLSNAVTLELNVGDELHLVLPQEHAIFDNNTNHSTFSGFLLFKM